In the Populus trichocarpa isolate Nisqually-1 chromosome 1, P.trichocarpa_v4.1, whole genome shotgun sequence genome, one interval contains:
- the LOC7472702 gene encoding phosphatidylinositol 4-kinase gamma 2, whose protein sequence is MSVVDVGLSPIFKESGHFLPGYCGQKGPVIEDSSILIYISVGGSSIPMRVFESDSIAAVKLRIQTRKGFVVNKQKLVFGGRELARNDSLVKDYGVTRGNVLHLVLKLSDLLFVIVRTNSGEEFEFHVDRFRNVGYIKQRIFKEGKGFVDVEDQEIFFNGKKLDDQKIVDDICNDNDAAIHLLVEKSAKVRAKPLEKDFEILVVASNSTEKRDRSIDGGENRSEEVLVLSKERSGRNFMLEPVIVNPKVKLNSVFWNMINSALGGLEKGNAPIRSSEGTGGTYFLQDPSGQEFVSVFKPVDEEPMAVNNPQGLPVSSNGEGLKRGTRVGEGALREVAAYILDHPRSGPRAVNGETIGFAGVPPTVIVQCLHKGFNHPEGFENAMEYAKIGSLQMFMKNEGNCEDIGPGAFPVEEVHKISVFDIRMANTDRHAGNILISTGEDGQTILIPIDHGYCLPEKFEDCTFDWLYWPQARQPYSPEVVDYINSLDAEHDIALVQFYGWNIPLECARVLRISTMLLKKGVERGLTPFAIGSIMCRENLNKESVIEEIIREAEDSLLPGMSEAAFLEAVSNIMDYRLDEFTG, encoded by the exons atgtCTGTTGTTGATGTTGGTTTGAGTCCGATTTTTAAAGAATCAGGTCATTTTCTTCCTGGTTATTGTGGTCAAAAGGGACCAGTAATCGAGGATTCATCGATTCTAATTTATATTAGCGTGGGTGGTTCTTCAATTCCTATGAGGGTTTTCGAGTCTGATTCTATAGCTGCAGTGAAGCTAAGGATTCAGACAAGGAAAGGTTTTGTAGTGAATAAGCAGAAGTTAGTTTTTGGAGGGAGGGAATTGGCAAGAAATGATTCTCTTGTTAAGGATTATGGGGTCACTAGGGGCAATGTCTTGCACTTGGTTCTCAAGCTCTCTGATCTCTTGTTTGTCATTGTAAGGACCAATTCTGGAGAGGAATTTGAGTTTCATGTGGATAGGTTTAGGAATGTTGGGTACATAAAGCAACGAATATTTAAAGAAGGTAAAGGATTTGTTGATGTTGAGGACCAGGAGatcttttttaatggaaaaaagcTTGATGATCAGAAAATTGTTGATGATATATGTAATGATAATGATGCTGCCATCCATTTGTTGGTTGAAAAATCTGCCAAAGTGAGGGCTAAGCCTTTGGAAAAGGATTTTGAGATTTTGGTAGTGGCATCAAATTCCACTGAGAAGAGAGATAGGTCAATTGATGGAGGAGAGAACCGATCCGAAGAGGTTCTTGTTCTCTCAAAGGAGCGATCTGGCAGAAATTTCATGCTGGAACCGGTTATTGTTAATCCTAAGGTGAAGCTGAATTCGGTTTTTTGGAACATGATTAACTCTGCACTTGGTGGATTGGAGAAAGGTAATGCACCCATCCGATCTTCTGAGGGAACAGGAGGGACTTACTTTTTGCAGGATCCATCAGGTCAGGAGTTTGTATCTGTTTTTAAGCCTGTTGATGAGGAGCCTATGGCTGTGAATAACCCCCAGGGGCTGCCCGTGTCATCGAATGGTGAGGGTTTAAAAAGGGGGACAAGGGTAGGAGAAGGAGCATTGAGGGAAGTTGCGGCTTACATATTGGATCATCCAAGGAGTGGTCCACGGGCAGTAAATGGAGAAACTATAGGCTTTGCTGGGGTCCCCCCTACAGTCATCGTTCAATGCTTGCACAAAGGATTTAACCATCCAGAAGGGTTTGAAAATGCAATGGAGTATGCCAAGATCGGGTCTTTACAGATGTTTATGAAGAACGAGGGGAACTGTGAGGACATCGGTCCCGGGGCTTTCCCGGTGGAGGAGGTGCACAAAATCAGTGTGTTCGATATAAGAATGGCCAATACAGATAGGCATGCTGGGAATATATTGATTAGCACAGGGGAGGATGGTCAAACAATACTCATTCCAATTGATCATGGTTACTGCTTGCCTGAAAAA TTTGAAGATTGCACATTTGACTGGCTTTACTGGCCACAAGCCCGCCAGCCGTACTCACCCGAAGTTGTTGACTACATAAACTCACTGGATGCTGAACATGACATCGCACTAGTGCAATTCTATGGGTGGAATATTCCTCTTGAGTGTGCCCGCGTACTTCGTATCTCCACTATGCTTCTGAAGAAAGGGGTAGAGAGAGGTCTCACTCCTTTTGCTATCGGAAGCATCATGTGTAGAGAGAACTTGAATAAGGAATCTGTGATCGAGGAGATTATTCGTGAAGCAGAAGATTCCTTGCTCCCTGGTATGAGTGAAGCTGCATTTCTCGAAGCTGTCTCCAATATCATGGACTACCGACTTGATGAATTCACAGGATAA
- the LOC18094454 gene encoding uncharacterized protein LOC18094454 → MSKPHRPPSGRTNIASCIVATIFLIFVVIIILIVFFTVFKPKDPKISVNAVQLPSFAVSNNTVNFTFSQYVSVKNPNRAVFSHYDSTLQLLYSSSQVGFMFIPAGKIDAGRTQYMAATYSVESFPLSASPDAAVNVGSAFHDGGFGGGGQPGFNNGFRVGPTMEIESRIHIAGRVRVLHFFTHHLETKVRCRVTISHCSQFLVKILNCCPRKAANYDEVGL, encoded by the exons ATGAGCAAACCGCACAGACCGCCTTCAGGCCGTACAAATATTGCTTCATGCATAGTAGCTACAATCTTCCTAATCTTTGTTGTCATCATAATCCTCATCGTCTTCTTCACTGTTTTCAAGCCTAAAGACCCGAAAATATCTGTTAACGCTGTTCAACTCCCATCATTTGCCGTCTCTAACAACACTGTTAACTTCACTTTCTCTCAATATGTCTCCGTCAAGAATCCAAATAGAGCTGTTTTCTCTCACTATGACAGTACCCTTCAGCTTCTTTACTCGAGTTCTCAAGTCGGGTTCATGTTCATTCCCGCTGGTAAAATTGATGCGGGTCGGACCCAGTACATGGCCGCTACCTATTCTGTTGAGTCTTTCCCTTTATCTGCTTCGCCGGATGCAGCGGTTAATGTGGGATCTGCGTTCCATGACGGTGGTTTTGGCGGTGGTGGACAGCCCGGTTTTAATAACGGCTTTCGGGTCGGACCAACCATGGAGATTGAGTCAAGAATCCATATAGCGGGTCGGGTTCGGGTCTTGCATTTTTTCACCCATCATCTGGAGACTAAAGTTAGATGCAGAGTTACTATTTCC cACTGCTCTCAGTTTTTGGTAAAGATCTTGAATTGTTGCCCAAGGAAAGCTGCAAACTATGATGAGGTTGGTCTCTAA
- the LOC7472704 gene encoding GDSL esterase/lipase At4g10955 isoform X2 — protein MASEKEDFSLSGPLHLAIVDWTNAHHRRSVAASLVQGVYILERDRQLKRQGPQALASPWWEFFHFQLLRHLVDDVDSSIFAAIYEFKPPKSHYHNSLDESPRYVIAFRGTITKPESVSRDLELDLHILRNGLHETSRFEIAIQAVRNVVATVGESNVWLAGHSLGAAMALLAGKTMAKTGIFLQAFLFNSPFFSAPIERIKDERVKHGLRIASSVITAGLAFATKKSYHNNRSVDPFAALSAWIPFLFVNPGDHLCSEYIGYLEHRKKMDDIGIGAIERLATQNSLGGLLMSAMGRDSEPLHLIPSANLIVNLTPCQDFREAHGIHQWWRPDLDIKSKLYNYK, from the exons ATGGCCTCTGAGAAGGAAGACTTTAGCCTCTCAGGACCCTTGCACCTAGCTATTGTCGACTG GACAAATGCACATCATCGAAGATCTGTTGCTGCCAGTTTGGTTCAGGGTGTCTACATTCTAGAGCGAGACCGCCAGCTGAAACGTCAAGGTCCCCAAGCTCTTGCTTCTCCTTGGTGGGAGTTCTTTCACTTTCAGTTGCTTCGTCACCTTGTAGATGATGTGGATTCCTCCATTTTTGCTGCAATTTATGAATTCAAGCCACCAAAATCTCATTATCACAATTCATTAGATGAAAGCCCTCGTTACGTAATTGCCTTCCGCGGCACCATAACCAAGCCAGAGTCTGTGTCACGGGACCTTGAGTTGGACCTCCACATTCTCCGAAATGGACTCCATGAGACATCCCGGTTTGAGATTGCTATCCAAGCAGTCCGAAATGTGGTTGCTACTGTAGGTGAATCAAATGTCTGGTTAGCTGGCCATTCCCTGGGAGCGGCAATGGCATTGCTAGCTGGAAAGACCATGGCCAAGACGGGCATCTTTCTTCAAgcttttctcttcaattcaccATTCTTCTCTGCCCCAATTGAGAGGATCAAAGATGAGCGAGTGAAACATGGGCTCCGGATTGCAAGCAGTGTGATAACAGCAGGACTTGCATTTGCGACAAAGAAGAGCTATCATAATAATCGATCTGTCGATCCATTTGCTGCTCTTTCTGCATGGATCCCATTTCTCTTTGTCAATCCAGGTGATCACTTATGCTCAGAATATATTGGGTATCTTGAGCACAGGAAGAAGATGGATGATATTGGAATTGGAGCTATTGAGAGATTAGCAACCCAGAATTCTCTCGGCGGTCTTCTCATGAGTGCCATGGGTAGGGATTCAGAACCACTCCACCTCATCCCTTCAGCAAATCTAATTGTAAATTTAACTCCTTGTCAGGATTTTAGGGAAGCTCATGGAATTCACCAGTGGTGGAGACCTGATTTGGACATAAAATCCAAGCTTTACAACTACAAATAG
- the LOC7472704 gene encoding GDSL esterase/lipase At4g10955 isoform X1, whose protein sequence is MQWHLGGYQEAAAATGTYGIMASEKEDFSLSGPLHLAIVDWTNAHHRRSVAASLVQGVYILERDRQLKRQGPQALASPWWEFFHFQLLRHLVDDVDSSIFAAIYEFKPPKSHYHNSLDESPRYVIAFRGTITKPESVSRDLELDLHILRNGLHETSRFEIAIQAVRNVVATVGESNVWLAGHSLGAAMALLAGKTMAKTGIFLQAFLFNSPFFSAPIERIKDERVKHGLRIASSVITAGLAFATKKSYHNNRSVDPFAALSAWIPFLFVNPGDHLCSEYIGYLEHRKKMDDIGIGAIERLATQNSLGGLLMSAMGRDSEPLHLIPSANLIVNLTPCQDFREAHGIHQWWRPDLDIKSKLYNYK, encoded by the exons ATGCAGTGGCATCTTGGAGGATAtcaagaagcagcagcagctacAGGAACATATGGTATTATGGCCTCTGAGAAGGAAGACTTTAGCCTCTCAGGACCCTTGCACCTAGCTATTGTCGACTG GACAAATGCACATCATCGAAGATCTGTTGCTGCCAGTTTGGTTCAGGGTGTCTACATTCTAGAGCGAGACCGCCAGCTGAAACGTCAAGGTCCCCAAGCTCTTGCTTCTCCTTGGTGGGAGTTCTTTCACTTTCAGTTGCTTCGTCACCTTGTAGATGATGTGGATTCCTCCATTTTTGCTGCAATTTATGAATTCAAGCCACCAAAATCTCATTATCACAATTCATTAGATGAAAGCCCTCGTTACGTAATTGCCTTCCGCGGCACCATAACCAAGCCAGAGTCTGTGTCACGGGACCTTGAGTTGGACCTCCACATTCTCCGAAATGGACTCCATGAGACATCCCGGTTTGAGATTGCTATCCAAGCAGTCCGAAATGTGGTTGCTACTGTAGGTGAATCAAATGTCTGGTTAGCTGGCCATTCCCTGGGAGCGGCAATGGCATTGCTAGCTGGAAAGACCATGGCCAAGACGGGCATCTTTCTTCAAgcttttctcttcaattcaccATTCTTCTCTGCCCCAATTGAGAGGATCAAAGATGAGCGAGTGAAACATGGGCTCCGGATTGCAAGCAGTGTGATAACAGCAGGACTTGCATTTGCGACAAAGAAGAGCTATCATAATAATCGATCTGTCGATCCATTTGCTGCTCTTTCTGCATGGATCCCATTTCTCTTTGTCAATCCAGGTGATCACTTATGCTCAGAATATATTGGGTATCTTGAGCACAGGAAGAAGATGGATGATATTGGAATTGGAGCTATTGAGAGATTAGCAACCCAGAATTCTCTCGGCGGTCTTCTCATGAGTGCCATGGGTAGGGATTCAGAACCACTCCACCTCATCCCTTCAGCAAATCTAATTGTAAATTTAACTCCTTGTCAGGATTTTAGGGAAGCTCATGGAATTCACCAGTGGTGGAGACCTGATTTGGACATAAAATCCAAGCTTTACAACTACAAATAG
- the LOC7467082 gene encoding dynamin-related protein 5A isoform X1, whose protein sequence is MENLITLVNKIQRACTALGDHGEASALPTLWDSLPSIAVVGGQSSGKSSVLESVVGKDFLPRGSGIVTRRPLVLQLHKIDEGSREYAEFLHLPRKRFTDFAAVRREIQDETDRETGRSKQISSVPIHLSIYSPNVVNLTLVDLPGLTKVAVEGQPDSIVQDIENMVRAYIEKPNCIILAISPANQDLATSDAIKISREVDPTGERTLGVLTKIDLMDKGTDAVDMLEGKSYRLKFPWVGVVNRSQADINKNVDMIAARRREREYFSSTPEYKHLAHRMGSEHLAKMLSKHLEVVIKSKIPGIQSLVNKTIAELETELSRLGKPIAADAGGKMYSIMEICRLFDQIYKEHLDGVRPGGDKIYNVFDNQLPAALKRLQFDKQLSMENIRKLITEADGYQPHLIAPEQGYRRLIESSVVTIRGPAEAAVDAVHGLLKDLVHKAINETIELKQYPALRVEVSNAAIESLDRMKDTSKKATLQLVDMECSYLTVDFFRKLPQDVDKGGNPTHSIFDRYNDSYLRRIGKFNEFIFALKKRWVRVSFLLDSLVTIADLKSSHWNMRTGSTVLSYVNMVCASLRNSIPKSIVYCQVREAKRSLLDHFFTELGKLEQKQLSSLLNEDPAVMERRAAIAKRLELYRSAQAEIDAVAWSK, encoded by the exons ATGGAGAACTTGATTACTTTagtaaataaaattcaaagagCTTGCACTGCTCTTGGTGATCATGGTGAAGCTAGTGCATTACCTACTCTGTGGGACTCCTTACCCTCCATCGCCGTCGTCGGTGGCCAG AGTTCGGGGAAGTCATCGGTGTTGGAGAGTGTAGTAGGGAAGGATTTCTTGCCTCGTGGATCCG GTATCGTTACGCGGCGGCCACTTGTGTTGCAGCTTCATAAGATCGATGAAGGAAGTAGAGAGTATGCCGAGTTCCTTCATCTCCCAAGGAAAAGATTTACTGATTTTG CTGCTGTGAGGAGGGAGATTCAAGATGAGACTGATAGAGAGACTGGTCGATCAAAGCAAATTTCAAGTGTTCCAATTCATCTCAGTATTTACTCTCCTAATG TTGTCAACTTGACATTGGTTGATCTTCCTGGGCTTACTAAAGTAGCAGTTG AGGGTCAACCAGACAGTATTGTGCAAGATATTGAAAACATGGTTCGCGCTTATATCGAGAAG CCCAACTGTATAATTTTAGCAATTTCACCCGCCAATCAAGATCTTGCTACCTCTGATGCTATTAAAATCTCTCGTGAAGTGGACCCTACAG gagagAGGACCTTAGGAGTCTTGACAAAGATCGATCTTATGGATAAGGGTACTGATGCAGTTGAT ATGTTGGAAGGAAAATCTTACCGCCTAAAATTTCCCTGGGTCGGTGTGGTGAACCGCTCACAAGCAGATATTAACAAGAATGTGGACATGATTGCTGCTCGGCGTAGAGAACGCGAGTATTTTTCCAGCACCCCAGAATACAAGCACCTTGCCCACAGAATGGGTTCAGAGCATCTAGCAAAGATGCTGTCAAAG CATTTGGAAGTTGTAATCAAGTCCAAAATTCCAGGCATTCAGTCCCTTGTCAACAAAACAATTGCTGAACTTGAAACGGAATTGAGTCGTCTTGGAAAGCCTATTGCTGCGGATGCTGGA GGAAAGATGTACTCAATCATGGAGATTTGCCGCCTTTTTGATCAAATATACAAAGAGCATCTTGATGGCGT CCGACCTGGTGGTGATAAAATTTACAATGTTTTCGATAACCAGCTTCCTGCTGCTCTAAAAAGGTTACAGTTTGACAAGCAACTTTCAATGGAAAATATTCGGAAATTGATCACTGAAGCTGATGGATATCAGCCTCACTTGATAGCTCCTGAACAAGGATATCGTCGTCTCATTGAATCTTCTGTAGTTACTATCCGAGGTCCTGCTGAGGCAGCTGTTGATGCG GTTCATGGCCTTCTGAAGGATTTAGTTCACAAGGCTATCAATGAGACTATA GAGTTGAAGCAGTATCCTGCTCTTAGAGTAGAGGTCAGTAATGCTGCTATTGAGTCACTTGATAGAATGAAGGATACAAGCAAGAAAGCAACGCTTCAGCTAGTCGACATGGAGTGTAGCTACCTGACAGTGGACTTTTTCCGGAAACTTCCTCAGGATGTTGACAAGGGTGGCAACCCTACCCATTCTATATTTGATAGATATAATGACTCGTATCTTAGACGAATTGGTAAGTTTAATGAGTtcatttttgcattaaaaaaaag gtgggtCAGGGTATCATTTCTGCTTGATTCACTAGTCACTATTGCTGATCTTAAGAGTTCTCATTGGAATATGCGAACAGGATCTACTGTTTTGTCTTATGTCAATATGGTCTGTGCAAGTCTACGTAACTCCATTCCAAAGTCCATTGTTTATTGTCAAGTGCGTGAGGCCAAGCGAAGCCTGCTTGACCATTTCTTCACCGAGTTGGGAAAACTGGAG CAAAAGCAATTGTCATCATTACTGAACGAGGATCCTGCAGTCATGGAGCGCCGTGCTGCCATTGCAAAGAGACTTGAGTTGTACAGGAGTGCACAAGCAGAAATTGATGCAGTTGCTTGGTCTAAGTAG
- the LOC7467082 gene encoding dynamin-related protein 5A isoform X2: MENLITLVNKIQRACTALGDHGEASALPTLWDSLPSIAVVGGQSSGKSSVLESVVGKDFLPRGSGIVTRRPLVLQLHKIDEGSREYAEFLHLPRKRFTDFAAVRREIQDETDRETGRSKQISSVPIHLSIYSPNVVNLTLVDLPGLTKVAVEGQPDSIVQDIENMVRAYIEKPNCIILAISPANQDLATSDAIKISREVDPTGERTLGVLTKIDLMDKGTDAVDMLEGKSYRLKFPWVGVVNRSQADINKNVDMIAARRREREYFSSTPEYKHLAHRMGSEHLAKMLSKHLEVVIKSKIPGIQSLVNKTIAELETELSRLGKPIAADAGGKMYSIMEICRLFDQIYKEHLDGVRPGGDKIYNVFDNQLPAALKRLQFDKQLSMENIRKLITEADGYQPHLIAPEQGYRRLIESSVVTIRGPAEAAVDAVHGLLKDLVHKAINETIELKQYPALRVEVSNAAIESLDRMKDTSKKATLQLVDMECSYLTVDFFRKLPQDVDKGGNPTHSIFDRYNDSYLRRIGSTVLSYVNMVCASLRNSIPKSIVYCQVREAKRSLLDHFFTELGKLEQKQLSSLLNEDPAVMERRAAIAKRLELYRSAQAEIDAVAWSK; this comes from the exons ATGGAGAACTTGATTACTTTagtaaataaaattcaaagagCTTGCACTGCTCTTGGTGATCATGGTGAAGCTAGTGCATTACCTACTCTGTGGGACTCCTTACCCTCCATCGCCGTCGTCGGTGGCCAG AGTTCGGGGAAGTCATCGGTGTTGGAGAGTGTAGTAGGGAAGGATTTCTTGCCTCGTGGATCCG GTATCGTTACGCGGCGGCCACTTGTGTTGCAGCTTCATAAGATCGATGAAGGAAGTAGAGAGTATGCCGAGTTCCTTCATCTCCCAAGGAAAAGATTTACTGATTTTG CTGCTGTGAGGAGGGAGATTCAAGATGAGACTGATAGAGAGACTGGTCGATCAAAGCAAATTTCAAGTGTTCCAATTCATCTCAGTATTTACTCTCCTAATG TTGTCAACTTGACATTGGTTGATCTTCCTGGGCTTACTAAAGTAGCAGTTG AGGGTCAACCAGACAGTATTGTGCAAGATATTGAAAACATGGTTCGCGCTTATATCGAGAAG CCCAACTGTATAATTTTAGCAATTTCACCCGCCAATCAAGATCTTGCTACCTCTGATGCTATTAAAATCTCTCGTGAAGTGGACCCTACAG gagagAGGACCTTAGGAGTCTTGACAAAGATCGATCTTATGGATAAGGGTACTGATGCAGTTGAT ATGTTGGAAGGAAAATCTTACCGCCTAAAATTTCCCTGGGTCGGTGTGGTGAACCGCTCACAAGCAGATATTAACAAGAATGTGGACATGATTGCTGCTCGGCGTAGAGAACGCGAGTATTTTTCCAGCACCCCAGAATACAAGCACCTTGCCCACAGAATGGGTTCAGAGCATCTAGCAAAGATGCTGTCAAAG CATTTGGAAGTTGTAATCAAGTCCAAAATTCCAGGCATTCAGTCCCTTGTCAACAAAACAATTGCTGAACTTGAAACGGAATTGAGTCGTCTTGGAAAGCCTATTGCTGCGGATGCTGGA GGAAAGATGTACTCAATCATGGAGATTTGCCGCCTTTTTGATCAAATATACAAAGAGCATCTTGATGGCGT CCGACCTGGTGGTGATAAAATTTACAATGTTTTCGATAACCAGCTTCCTGCTGCTCTAAAAAGGTTACAGTTTGACAAGCAACTTTCAATGGAAAATATTCGGAAATTGATCACTGAAGCTGATGGATATCAGCCTCACTTGATAGCTCCTGAACAAGGATATCGTCGTCTCATTGAATCTTCTGTAGTTACTATCCGAGGTCCTGCTGAGGCAGCTGTTGATGCG GTTCATGGCCTTCTGAAGGATTTAGTTCACAAGGCTATCAATGAGACTATA GAGTTGAAGCAGTATCCTGCTCTTAGAGTAGAGGTCAGTAATGCTGCTATTGAGTCACTTGATAGAATGAAGGATACAAGCAAGAAAGCAACGCTTCAGCTAGTCGACATGGAGTGTAGCTACCTGACAGTGGACTTTTTCCGGAAACTTCCTCAGGATGTTGACAAGGGTGGCAACCCTACCCATTCTATATTTGATAGATATAATGACTCGTATCTTAGACGAATTG GATCTACTGTTTTGTCTTATGTCAATATGGTCTGTGCAAGTCTACGTAACTCCATTCCAAAGTCCATTGTTTATTGTCAAGTGCGTGAGGCCAAGCGAAGCCTGCTTGACCATTTCTTCACCGAGTTGGGAAAACTGGAG CAAAAGCAATTGTCATCATTACTGAACGAGGATCCTGCAGTCATGGAGCGCCGTGCTGCCATTGCAAAGAGACTTGAGTTGTACAGGAGTGCACAAGCAGAAATTGATGCAGTTGCTTGGTCTAAGTAG
- the LOC7467083 gene encoding UDP-glucose 4-epimerase GEPI48, giving the protein MAYNILVTGGAGYIGSHTVLQLLLGGYNTVVVDNLDNASDIALKRVKELAGDFGKNLVFHQVDLRDKPALENVFAETKFDAVIHFAGLKAVGESMQKPLLYFNNNLIGTITLLEVMAAHGCKQLVFSSSATVYGWPKEVPCTEEFPLSAANPYGRTKLFIEEICRDIYSSDSEWKIILLRYFNPVGAHPSGCIGEDPRGIPNNLMPYVQQVAVGRRPHLTVFGTDYPTKDGTGVRDYIHVVDLADGHIAALRKLSEANIGCEVYNLGTGKGTSVLEMVAAFEKASGKKIPLVMADRRPGDAETVYAATEKAERELSWKANYGVDEMCRDQWNWASKNPYGYGSPDGTN; this is encoded by the exons ATGGCCTATAATATTCTGGTTACCGGCGGTGCTGGTTACATAGGAAGCCACACGGTGCTGCAACTTTTATTAGGCGGCTACAACACTGTGGTTGTTGATAACCTCGACAACGCCTCTGATATTGCTCTTAAAAGAGTTAAAGAACTCGCCGGTGATTTCGGCAAAAACCTCGTCTTTCACCAG GTTGATCTCCGGGACAAGCCGGCTCTGGAAAATGTTTTCGCCGAGACAAA GTTTGATGCTGTCATTCACTTTGCTGGGCTGAAAGCAGTTGGTGAGAGTATGCAGAAACCATTGCTTTACTTCAACAATAATCTCATTGGAACAATTACTCTGCTAGAAGTTATGGCTGCTCATGGATGCAAGCAG TTGGTGTTTTCATCTTCAGCTACTGTTTATGGTTGGCCGAAGGAGGTTCCATGTACAGAAGAGTTCCCTTTGTCTGCTGCAAACCCATATGGAAGAACCAAG CTTTTCATTGAAGAGATCTGCCGCGATATCTACAGTTCAGATTCTGAATGGAAGATCATATTACTCAGATACTTTAATCCAGTTGGTGCACATCCAAGTGGCTGTATTGGTGAGGATCCTCGTGGAATTCCAAATAATCTCATGCCCTATGTGCAGCAAGTTGCTGTTGGCAGGAGGCCTCATCTAACAGTTTTTGGAACTGATTATCCAACAAAAGACGGTACCGGG GTACGTGATTACATTCATGTTGTCGATTTAGCAGATGGGCACATTGCTGCATTGCGTAAGCTCTCTGAAGCTAATATAG GTTGTGAAGTGTACAACTTGGGAACAGGGAAAGGTACATCAGTTCTGGAGATGGTCGCAGCATTTGAAAAGGCATCTGGAAAG AAAATTCCTCTTGTAATGGCTGATCGGCGACCTGGTGATGCTGAAACTGTGTATGCAGCAACAGAGAAGGCAGAACGTGAATTGAGTTGGAA GGCAAACTATGGCGTTGATGAGATGTGTAGGGATCAATGGAACTGGGCCAGCAAGAACCCTTATGGCTATGGATCTCCTGACGGCACAAACTGA